One part of the Anguilla anguilla isolate fAngAng1 chromosome 11, fAngAng1.pri, whole genome shotgun sequence genome encodes these proteins:
- the LOC118207953 gene encoding calcium-independent phospholipase A2-gamma-like, whose translation MGLYLNTYLCRAHLCRRTARLKYLLAILRTLPRPARTPVTPSRHTCSCAWPLPPPPPSLTGQALPKLERVKRGGFGWLASSNPRGNMLRGQPKCLLCQHMRAGRAYSSSSSSSGTSSGSYSSSSSGTSSGSYSSSSSGPGSGSSSSSTRGGWKGDAPIGILEESKAALQLGYLGQRLGQSFQYLSKHVNAYFSGPDTPAQATPTLAPYGRAGFESGETGPARRGKRGWNQRLANERAGPEGELDVSANRIEETPPAQAGGGLQLFHISSFTARLGESYSYVARHVNSAFSTAVARETPPPGTVTDEMTPTRVRRRKRRTEVCSGVGGTGGGSDRVQVPEAAGTQRDATPVKPEDPGVWDDVYLHLARRVNSYFGAKEADATWEPTRARDPPGARLRSVATATQAPRPAGSPTGPALGLKGPPPAANQEAEALQQRSPGLFHISSLATSFGESYAQMANHVNRYFKEEEEDGLQQADWQEAGYTSVPPQGRAQSFIRTAISDLLGSYVGGAMGPSTPTASPAGTMRSTQVVGGRRQAEAKTRVLVRKLQQAANPASLNACIEELNKHLIRYPACTVVAWQEKAAALLLSRRRFHGDDQELQGAIRESLALIGYVDSVKGRGIRILSIDGGGTRGVVPLQVLKRLEAGTGRQVHQLFDYICGVSTGAVLAFMLGLVRLSLEECEEMYRRFGSDVFRQNPLVGTVNMGWSHSYYNTSTWEALLREKIGNKVLIKTARDELSPKVSAVSAVVNWGTTPKAFVFRNYNHAPGRLSRYAGASGHQLWQAIRASSAAPGYFQEFPLHSDIHQDGALILNNPCALAVHECRLLWPTRPFQCVLSLGTGRHDNVKKGPVTSTSLRSKISNLISSATDTEGVHTLLDDLLSPDTYFRFNPTLSAGVTMDECRPGALDLLRADTRLYLDRNQPKVERLCRVLGPERGALQLAGDRVRERAWELRHRWA comes from the exons ATGGGCCTGTACCTGAACACCTACCTGTGCCGggctcacctgtgcaggaggACGGCCAGGCTCAAGTACCTCCTGGCCATACTCAGGACCCTCCCCCGCCCGGCCAGGACCCCCGTCACCCCGTCCCGACACACCTGCAGCTGCGCCtggcctctccctcccccacccccctcactgACGGGACAGGCCCTGCCGAAACTGGAGCGGGTGAAAAGGGGGGGCTTTGGCTGGCTGGCGAGTTCTAACCCACGTGGGAACATGCTCAGGGGGCAGCCGAAATGTCTGCTCTGCCAGCATATGCGTGCCGGTCGGGCCtactccagctccagctccagctccggAACCAGTTCCGGGTCCtactccagctccagctccggAACCAGTTCCGGGTCCtactccagctccagctccggTCCAGGGTCCGGGTCCAGCTCCAGTTCCACCCGGGGGGGCTGGAAAGGGGACGCCCCCATCGGGATTCTGGAGGAGAGCAAGGCCGCCCTGCAGCTAGGCTACCTGGGCCAGCGGCTCGGACAGTCCTTCCAGTACCTGTCCAAGCACGTCAACGCCTACTTCAGTGGGCCGGACACGCCCGctcaggccacgcccactctgGCCCCCTACGGGAGGGCGGGGTTTGAGAGCGGGGAGACGGGGCCTGcgaggagagggaagaggggttGGAATCAGAGGCTAGCCAatgagagggcggggccagagggTGAGCTGGACGTCTCAGCCAATCGGATAGAGGAGACGCCCCCTGCCCAGGCCGGTGGAGGCCTTCAGCTGTTCCACATCAGCTCGTTCACCGCCAGGCTGGGGGAGAGCTACAGCTACGTGGCCCGCCACGTGAACTCCGCCTTCTCCACGGCCGTCGCCCGGGAGACCCCGCCGCCCGGGACGGTCACAGACGAGATGACGCCCACGAGGGtgcggaggaggaagaggaggacggagGTATGCAGCGGAGTGGGGGGCACTGGCGGAGGTTCTGACCGGGTCCAGGTTCCGGAAGCCGCTGGAACACAGCGGGACGCCACGCCCGTAAAGCCAGAGGACCCCGGAGTTTGGGACGACGTCTACCTCCACCTCGCCCGTCGCGTCAACAGCTACTTCGGGGCCAAGGAGGCCGACGCGACCTGGGAACCCACGCGGGCGCGGGACCCGCCCGGGGCAAGGCTCCGCTCGGTCGCCACGGCAACTCAGGCGCCCCGCCCAGCGGGTTCGCCGACAGGCCCCGCCCTCGGGCTCAAGGGCCCGCCTCCAGCGGCCAATCAGGAGGCGGAAGCCCTCCAGCAGAGGTCCCCTGGCCTGTTCCACATCAGTAGCCTGGCAACCAGCTTCGGGGAGAGCTACGCACAAATGGCGAACCACGTGAACCGCTACTTCAaag aggaggaagaggacgggcTTCAGCAGGCTGATTGGCAGGAGGCGGGGTACACCTCAGTGCCCCCCCAGGGAAGGGCTCAGTCCTTTATTCGGACGGCCATCTCAGACCTGCTGGGGAGCTATGTGGGGGGGGCCATGGGTCCGTCCACCCCCACCGCCTCACCTGCGGGGACCATGCGGAGCACACAG gttGTTGGTGGGCGGAGGCAGGCAGAAGCAAAGACTCGGGTTCTAGTGAGAAAACTTCAGCAGGCTGCCAACCCAGCCTCTCTCAACGCCTGCATCGAGGAGCTGAACAAACACCTCATCCGCTACCCAGCATGCACGGTGGTGGCCTGGCAG GAGAAGGCTGCAGCCCTGCTCCTGTCCCGGAGACGTTTCCATGGAGACGACCAAGAACTTCAAGGTGCCATAAGGGAGAGCTTGGCCCTGATTGGCTACGTGGATTCGGTCAAAGGTCGAGGAATAAGGATTCTCTCCATCGACGGCGGGGGCACAAG AGGGGTGGTTCCGCTGCAGGTGCTGAAGCGCCTGGAGGCCGGAACCGGCAGGCAGGTGCACCAGCTGTTTGACTACATCTGCGGCGTGAGCACAG GAGCGGTGCTGGCCTTCATGCTGGGCCTGGTCCGTCTCTCCCTGGAGGAGTGCGAGGAGATGTACCGTCGTTTCGGCTCGGACGTTTTTCGGCAGAACCCCTTGGTCGGCACCGTGAACATGGGCTGGTCCCACTCCTACTACAACACGTCCACCTGGGAGGCGCTTCTCAG GGAGAAGATAGGCAATAAGGTTCTGATTAAGACTGCCAGGGATGAGCTGAGCCCCAAG GTGTCAGCGGTCAGTGCCGTGGTGAACTGGGGCACCACCCCCAAGGCCTTCGTCTTCCGAAACTACAACCACGCGCCGGGACGTCTCAGCCGCTACGCCGGGGCCTCGGGGCACCAGCTGTGGCAGGCCATCCGCGCCTCGTCCGCCGCCCCCGGGTACTTCCAGGAGTTCCCGCTGCACAGCGACATACACCAG gacgggGCGCTCATTCTCAACAACCCGTGCGCCCTGGCCGTTCACGAGTGCCGCCTGCTCTGGCCCACCCGGCCCTTCCAGTGCGTGCTGTCGCTAGGCACCGGTCGCCACGACAACGTCAAGAAGGGCCCGGTGACCTCGACCAGCCTGCGTTCCAAGATCAGCAACCTGATCAGCAGCGCCACAGACACTGAGG